A genomic region of Desulfosarcina ovata subsp. ovata contains the following coding sequences:
- a CDS encoding DUF3786 domain-containing protein — MAMTSDVFKKNYQTYLAQIANLDLTSAAPILGLESRGDQFSVTFFGQPYLISKEGFVDESGTAPSYGVCVILAKYLLRCPAQIHRDEDWCAFRDFKKESHFTNVNYFASDTEKAIVGAFTGRIDALFEAGEKLGGVREEGLFNYDLVLRFTALPRIDLLLLFADGDEDFPAYGTTLFQKQAEYYLDPESLAMTGAALTRRLKDAAVSPI; from the coding sequence ATGGCCATGACTTCGGATGTTTTTAAAAAAAATTATCAAACTTACCTTGCTCAGATCGCCAACCTCGATCTGACCTCCGCTGCCCCGATTCTTGGGCTGGAATCGAGGGGTGATCAATTCTCGGTAACTTTTTTCGGACAGCCGTATCTGATTTCGAAGGAGGGTTTTGTTGACGAATCAGGTACGGCGCCGTCCTATGGCGTCTGTGTTATCCTGGCCAAATACCTTCTTCGCTGCCCTGCGCAAATCCATCGCGATGAAGACTGGTGTGCCTTCCGGGACTTTAAAAAAGAATCTCACTTCACCAATGTTAACTATTTCGCCAGCGATACGGAAAAGGCCATTGTCGGTGCTTTCACGGGCCGCATCGATGCTCTGTTCGAGGCCGGCGAAAAACTTGGGGGTGTTCGTGAGGAAGGCTTGTTTAACTACGATTTGGTACTGCGCTTCACGGCGCTGCCACGGATTGACCTGCTGCTGCTCTTTGCTGACGGCGACGAGGATTTTCCCGCTTATGGCACCACTCTCTTTCAGAAACAGGCCGAGTACTATCTTGATCCGGAAAGCCTGGCCATGACCGGTGCCGCTTTGACGCGTCGGCTGAAAGATGCGGCGGTTTCCCCTATCTGA
- a CDS encoding 4Fe-4S binding protein: protein MQSKKTFASIDYEKCHPDQCNPDKGLCLAAPACDHKVIKTLDGPFESPVVFQDMCMGCWDCIEACPLDAIFVKHVGS from the coding sequence ATGCAGTCTAAAAAAACATTTGCATCGATTGACTACGAAAAATGCCATCCGGACCAATGCAACCCCGACAAGGGGCTTTGTCTGGCGGCGCCGGCGTGCGACCACAAGGTGATTAAAACGCTGGATGGTCCTTTTGAATCACCGGTGGTTTTTCAGGACATGTGCATGGGATGCTGGGACTGTATCGAGGCATGCCCGCTGGATGCCATTTTCGTCAAACATGTCGGCTCATGA
- the cbiM gene encoding cobalt transporter CbiM: MHISDGVLPVSVSIGSYAVSLGLTVWSARKTRSEEMPKLAVVTAAFFVASLIHIPFGPTSVHLIIPGLTGAILGPSAFLSIGLGLLLQSLLFQFGGLTALGANALMMGVPALACGWFFQAFKGSSPSRQALVGGLVGAGGTVLAALILAVLLVTGGEDFFGVAKLALAAHVPVIIIEGAVSALTIGFLARVKPALLLHGLEPAHGQAHG; encoded by the coding sequence ATGCACATATCCGACGGGGTTCTGCCCGTTTCCGTGTCCATCGGCAGTTATGCGGTCAGCCTTGGCCTGACCGTCTGGAGTGCCCGCAAGACCCGCAGTGAGGAAATGCCCAAACTGGCGGTGGTGACCGCCGCCTTCTTTGTGGCCTCCCTGATCCATATTCCCTTCGGCCCCACCAGCGTGCATCTCATCATTCCGGGGCTGACCGGTGCGATTCTGGGGCCGTCGGCCTTTCTTTCCATCGGCCTGGGCCTGCTCTTGCAGAGTCTGCTCTTTCAATTCGGCGGCCTGACGGCCCTGGGCGCCAACGCTTTGATGATGGGGGTACCCGCGCTCGCGTGCGGCTGGTTTTTCCAGGCATTCAAGGGCAGCAGTCCCTCACGCCAGGCATTGGTCGGCGGCCTGGTCGGTGCGGGGGGAACGGTGTTGGCGGCCCTGATCCTGGCGGTGTTGCTGGTCACCGGTGGCGAGGATTTTTTCGGTGTGGCCAAGCTCGCCCTGGCGGCGCATGTGCCGGTGATCATCATCGAAGGCGCGGTGAGCGCCTTGACGATCGGTTTCCTGGCCCGGGTCAAACCGGCCCTGTTGCTGCACGGCTTGGAGCCGGCGCATGGACAGGCCCATGGATGA
- the cbiQ gene encoding cobalt ECF transporter T component CbiQ: protein MDRPMDEVTVVQLPLWQLLAMVGLPVVVLAVIVAVLKRVARAASMEKGEPDWSVPQLEGRAGNTPLHRWDVRCKIVTILVYSFMITAIHKMPTALAAIGLSCLVLVVARVSLARVLMRLLAIVGFIAMFLLVMPFTVPLKNGDTVIVFGGLQWLHFSMRGFHLAATIAAKAVAITLLMEPLLATAPLPVTLQGLSRLGVPEMVGQMVLLSYRYLNVFRHEARRMSTGMQVRGFRKRTGLATVQAMANFLGMLFVRSFERTERVFDAMRARGYKGRFPEQAELRLRPVDIVGAGLWLTIGVALLVYDRMAW, encoded by the coding sequence ATGGACAGGCCCATGGATGAGGTGACCGTTGTCCAACTGCCGCTTTGGCAACTTCTCGCCATGGTGGGCCTGCCGGTGGTGGTGCTGGCCGTCATTGTGGCCGTGCTGAAGCGCGTGGCCCGCGCTGCCAGTATGGAAAAAGGCGAGCCGGACTGGTCGGTGCCCCAGTTGGAGGGTCGTGCCGGCAACACGCCGCTTCACCGCTGGGATGTGCGCTGCAAGATTGTCACCATCCTCGTCTACAGCTTCATGATCACGGCCATCCATAAGATGCCAACGGCGCTTGCGGCCATTGGGTTGTCGTGCCTGGTGCTGGTCGTGGCGCGGGTGTCCCTGGCAAGAGTGCTCATGCGGCTTTTGGCCATCGTCGGATTCATCGCCATGTTCCTGCTGGTCATGCCCTTTACCGTGCCCCTGAAAAACGGTGATACGGTCATCGTTTTCGGTGGTCTGCAATGGCTTCATTTCAGCATGCGTGGATTCCATCTGGCCGCGACCATTGCCGCCAAGGCCGTGGCCATCACCCTGCTCATGGAACCCTTGCTGGCCACGGCGCCCCTGCCGGTAACCCTCCAGGGGCTATCCCGGCTCGGTGTGCCGGAAATGGTCGGTCAGATGGTGCTGCTCAGCTACCGGTATCTGAATGTGTTCCGCCACGAGGCCCGGCGCATGTCCACCGGCATGCAGGTGCGCGGTTTTCGCAAACGCACCGGCCTGGCCACGGTCCAGGCCATGGCCAATTTCCTGGGAATGCTGTTCGTGCGCAGTTTCGAGCGCACCGAACGGGTATTCGACGCCATGCGCGCGCGTGGCTACAAGGGGCGTTTCCCGGAACAGGCTGAGTTGCGCCTGCGCCCCGTGGATATTGTCGGCGCAGGCCTGTGGTTGACCATCGGCGTGGCGTTGCTCGTTTACGATCGCATGGCGTGGTAG
- a CDS encoding energy-coupling factor transporter ATPase, with product MIDAAATGMPLPDPDTPLFRLTDLNYRYVNGPLALSGINLEIARGERIALVGQNGSGKTTLIKQLCGLLLPEDGTVRFKGGPLVGDHLDRSRLEIGLLFQDPDDQLFGHTLIDDVAFGPSNQGLSRDRARQAALRALGRVHLADRAYKAPHHLSFGQKKRAALAGLLAMQPAVLLLDEPTTNLDPSQEQVFLDLLMDFKGTLICISHDLLFLFELCQRAVVMKNGKIAHDYTMNDLVAQRSRLRSHGLDFSFRLEAPSDGMANGHPVRVCPPVAPVETNVPAPMLEMRNYDFRYPDGTHALDRVDFSIAPGERMALVGENGAGKTTLLACLLGLQQGTGTYCFEGQPVTRRLRKHLWRNIGMVFQDCADQLFCPSAGEEIAFGLKQMGASKSEIRQRTEEALSRVRLEGFEKRVPLHMSGGERKRLALACVLAMSPKLLILDEPTAGLDPQGEELLLSILGDLNVTQLLVSHDMFFVGALTHRTVVMHQGAICQDLATEAFFKDDRLGNLNGLAYSFRQRCGEAILALQHEHEHAHSHLHRHLHDHPHEHERVNHDHLHKHEHTHRHRFAHSHPGEDDPHRHGASRRYHDHRHDGEHGAHDHAHSAQDAPSMTDTMGNDSKPEDEK from the coding sequence ATGATCGACGCTGCAGCTACCGGAATGCCGCTTCCCGATCCCGACACCCCGTTGTTCAGACTGACCGATTTGAATTATCGCTATGTGAACGGCCCCCTGGCCTTGAGCGGGATCAATCTCGAGATTGCCCGGGGAGAGCGTATCGCCCTGGTGGGGCAAAACGGTTCCGGCAAAACCACCCTGATAAAACAGCTCTGCGGATTGCTGCTGCCCGAGGACGGCACGGTCCGTTTCAAGGGCGGTCCCCTTGTCGGCGACCACCTGGATCGCAGCCGCCTGGAAATCGGGCTTTTGTTTCAGGATCCCGACGATCAGCTTTTCGGGCACACCCTGATCGACGATGTCGCCTTTGGCCCTTCCAATCAGGGGCTATCCCGTGATCGTGCCCGGCAGGCCGCCCTGCGGGCCCTGGGACGGGTCCATCTGGCCGACAGGGCATACAAGGCGCCGCATCACTTAAGTTTCGGACAGAAAAAACGGGCCGCCCTGGCCGGCCTCTTGGCCATGCAGCCGGCAGTATTGCTTCTCGACGAGCCCACCACCAACCTGGATCCCAGCCAGGAGCAGGTTTTCCTGGATCTGCTCATGGATTTCAAGGGCACGCTGATCTGCATCAGTCATGACCTGCTTTTCCTCTTCGAGCTGTGCCAGCGCGCCGTGGTGATGAAAAATGGGAAGATTGCCCACGACTACACCATGAACGACCTCGTGGCCCAGCGCAGCCGGTTGCGGTCCCATGGGCTGGATTTTTCCTTCCGTCTGGAAGCCCCTTCCGATGGCATGGCAAACGGCCACCCGGTGCGTGTCTGCCCGCCGGTGGCACCGGTTGAGACAAACGTCCCGGCGCCCATGCTTGAAATGCGCAACTATGATTTCCGCTATCCGGACGGCACCCATGCCTTGGACCGGGTCGATTTTTCCATCGCACCCGGCGAGCGCATGGCCCTGGTCGGTGAAAACGGGGCCGGCAAGACCACCTTGCTCGCCTGCCTGCTGGGGTTGCAGCAAGGGACCGGTACCTATTGCTTCGAAGGACAGCCGGTGACCCGCCGTCTGCGCAAACATCTGTGGCGCAACATCGGCATGGTCTTTCAGGACTGTGCCGACCAGTTGTTCTGCCCGAGTGCCGGAGAGGAGATCGCCTTCGGTCTGAAGCAGATGGGCGCATCCAAAAGCGAGATCCGTCAACGCACGGAGGAAGCGCTCTCCCGGGTGCGCCTGGAGGGGTTTGAAAAGCGGGTTCCCCTGCACATGTCCGGCGGCGAGCGCAAACGCCTGGCCCTGGCCTGTGTGTTGGCCATGTCCCCCAAGCTGCTGATTCTGGACGAACCCACGGCCGGGCTCGATCCCCAGGGGGAGGAGTTGCTTCTGTCGATCCTCGGCGACCTGAATGTGACCCAACTGCTGGTCAGTCACGACATGTTCTTTGTGGGCGCACTGACCCATCGAACGGTGGTCATGCACCAGGGGGCGATCTGTCAGGATCTGGCCACCGAGGCCTTTTTCAAGGATGACCGGCTGGGTAATCTCAACGGCCTGGCCTATTCCTTTCGCCAGCGTTGCGGCGAGGCGATCCTGGCCTTGCAGCATGAGCATGAGCACGCGCACAGCCATCTTCACCGGCATCTGCATGACCATCCGCATGAACACGAGAGAGTGAATCACGACCATCTCCACAAGCACGAGCACACCCACCGGCACCGTTTTGCGCACAGCCATCCCGGTGAAGATGATCCGCACCGCCATGGTGCCAGCCGGCGATATCACGATCATCGGCATGACGGCGAGCATGGTGCCCACGATCATGCCCATTCAGCCCAGGATGCACCGTCCATGACCGACACCATGGGAAATGATTCGAAACCAGAAGACGAAAAATAA
- a CDS encoding nicotianamine synthase family protein — protein sequence MHDVNFHHDHELTQHEFLGCCKDCQHSLEIIKPHIMAFADRIRQYDEAALRALPADDLYRLFLILDDLAHMDAGEHLAELILAEPEINAVLPEIRAYYDTFFSIHEVHLAERLLHTSAPWETLKSFPLYPRYEALVKNQIELYNIEPGSRLAFIGCGPVPSSLILLNHLAGIRSVGLEIDDATAALSRKVVGSLGLEHEIDIVHGDETLLRDLDWDTILVAAMAMPKKRIFGNLRRILMETGKTDASVFYRTYSGMRAILHAPVAADDIDGFTIVGRFFPMGRVNNTVVIAKLDG from the coding sequence ATGCATGATGTCAACTTTCATCACGACCACGAATTGACCCAGCACGAGTTTCTGGGCTGCTGCAAGGATTGCCAGCACAGCCTGGAAATCATCAAACCCCATATCATGGCGTTTGCCGACAGAATCAGACAATATGATGAAGCGGCGCTCAGGGCACTGCCCGCCGACGACCTGTATCGGCTTTTTCTGATCCTCGACGACCTGGCCCATATGGACGCCGGAGAGCATCTGGCCGAACTGATTCTGGCCGAACCGGAGATAAACGCCGTCCTGCCGGAGATTCGTGCCTATTACGATACCTTTTTCAGCATCCATGAAGTCCACCTGGCCGAGCGATTGCTCCACACCAGCGCTCCCTGGGAAACCCTGAAGTCCTTTCCGCTGTACCCCCGCTACGAAGCCCTGGTGAAAAACCAGATTGAACTGTACAACATCGAGCCCGGCAGCCGCCTGGCATTTATCGGCTGCGGTCCGGTGCCTTCCAGCTTGATTCTCCTGAATCACCTGGCCGGTATCCGTTCCGTGGGGCTGGAAATCGACGACGCTACTGCTGCGTTATCGAGAAAGGTGGTCGGCAGCCTCGGATTGGAACATGAAATTGACATCGTGCATGGCGACGAAACCCTGCTGCGGGATCTGGATTGGGACACGATCCTGGTCGCTGCCATGGCCATGCCCAAAAAACGGATTTTTGGTAATTTGCGGCGTATCCTGATGGAAACGGGCAAAACCGATGCAAGCGTGTTTTACCGGACCTACAGCGGTATGCGGGCCATTTTGCATGCGCCGGTGGCCGCCGACGACATCGATGGGTTTACCATCGTCGGCCGGTTTTTTCCCATGGGGCGGGTCAACAACACCGTGGTGATAGCCAAACTGGACGGATAA
- a CDS encoding nicotianamine synthase family protein gives MLENIKSQLLAIFAECRHISDQQIIGDPQDVFYEQMETLNRLATLDVDDSQVDALVADNTLQPVIEKIAALKQIHALRLERQRAGAIIDSGDPWETLRGFVYYPNYLQLAEMECRGAELKAGDRVVFLGCGPVPLSLISMVRGHAVTGVGIERDPFNADLSRKVIERLQLGDSINILLGDHFTLPLSRPCNLVMVGADAIPKDEIFKHLARTLPEGMKLSYRIYEKGFRRLFDRDHVGGLPHPLKEYRRIRPEPPVNNTSVFVIKEGHG, from the coding sequence ATGTTGGAAAATATAAAATCCCAATTGTTGGCGATCTTCGCGGAATGCCGCCATATTTCCGATCAGCAGATTATAGGCGATCCGCAAGACGTGTTTTATGAGCAGATGGAAACCTTGAATCGGTTGGCCACCCTGGATGTCGATGACAGCCAGGTCGATGCCCTAGTTGCCGACAACACCCTGCAGCCAGTCATCGAAAAGATCGCCGCGCTCAAGCAGATCCACGCCCTGCGGCTGGAGCGCCAACGGGCCGGGGCCATTATCGACAGCGGCGATCCATGGGAAACCCTCAGGGGATTCGTCTACTACCCCAATTATCTGCAACTGGCGGAAATGGAATGCCGGGGCGCCGAACTGAAGGCCGGTGACCGGGTGGTCTTTCTGGGCTGCGGTCCGGTGCCGCTCAGCCTCATCAGCATGGTCCGCGGTCATGCCGTTACGGGGGTCGGGATCGAACGGGATCCCTTCAATGCCGATCTTTCACGAAAGGTGATCGAGCGGCTGCAACTCGGCGACAGCATCAACATCCTTCTCGGGGACCACTTCACGCTGCCCCTGTCCCGGCCGTGCAACCTCGTCATGGTCGGTGCCGATGCCATCCCCAAGGATGAGATATTCAAACATCTCGCCCGTACCCTGCCGGAAGGGATGAAACTCTCCTACCGCATTTATGAAAAGGGCTTCAGGCGTCTGTTCGACCGGGATCATGTCGGCGGGCTTCCTCACCCCCTCAAGGAATACCGGCGCATTCGTCCCGAGCCGCCGGTGAACAATACGTCGGTGTTCGTGATCAAGGAGGGACATGGCTAA
- a CDS encoding alanine racemase has product MANDNVLDVLTASIPTPFLLVDEAIVRKNIRQVQDYADHHGFAVRPHVKTHKSLRITRMQLDAGAVGVAVAKVGEAEVMSAIENLDILVAYPAVGAQRAGSLARLAQHHKISVAADTEYLIEELAHAAGEQATTIGILIMFDAGLHRCGVADPGQLTRLARLAATRKGLRFDGIQIYLGHLYGDAARSADSYDAINRLWEPAHDTLCAAGLRPRIVSSGSTPSLFNTHRVRHVNEIRVGTAVYQDAFSLKFGHCTLEDCAVRVVATVVSDVVPGQVIIDAGAKALSAKPLLRNENLEMGFIPEYPEARIFRLHEEHGWVDVSRCPKPPQIGQRLSIVPVAVSHCVNQYDTFYLLTTHGEFETEPVDARGCYV; this is encoded by the coding sequence ATGGCTAACGATAACGTCCTGGACGTCCTTACCGCATCCATTCCAACCCCCTTTCTCCTGGTAGACGAGGCCATTGTCCGCAAAAACATCCGCCAGGTCCAGGATTATGCGGACCATCACGGGTTTGCCGTGCGGCCGCATGTCAAAACGCACAAATCCCTGCGCATCACCCGCATGCAGCTGGACGCCGGCGCGGTCGGCGTTGCCGTAGCCAAGGTGGGCGAGGCCGAGGTCATGTCGGCAATTGAGAATCTGGACATCCTGGTTGCCTATCCGGCGGTGGGTGCCCAGCGTGCCGGATCCCTGGCCAGGCTGGCACAGCATCACAAAATCAGCGTGGCCGCCGATACCGAGTACCTGATCGAGGAACTGGCCCATGCCGCCGGCGAGCAGGCTACCACCATCGGCATTTTGATCATGTTCGACGCGGGGCTGCATCGCTGCGGCGTCGCCGATCCCGGTCAACTCACCCGTCTCGCCCGTTTGGCGGCCACCCGTAAGGGGCTACGTTTTGACGGCATTCAGATTTACCTGGGACACCTTTATGGTGATGCCGCCCGGTCGGCCGACAGTTACGACGCGATCAACCGTTTGTGGGAGCCGGCCCATGACACCCTTTGCGCCGCCGGTCTCAGACCGCGAATCGTCTCCTCCGGATCGACCCCATCGCTCTTCAACACCCACCGGGTCCGGCATGTTAACGAGATCCGTGTCGGTACGGCGGTTTATCAGGATGCTTTCAGCCTGAAATTTGGTCATTGCACCCTCGAAGACTGTGCGGTCCGCGTTGTCGCCACCGTGGTTTCGGACGTGGTCCCGGGGCAGGTGATTATCGATGCCGGCGCCAAGGCCCTGTCCGCCAAACCGCTTTTGCGGAACGAGAACCTCGAGATGGGGTTTATCCCCGAATATCCCGAGGCGCGGATTTTCCGGCTCCACGAGGAACATGGCTGGGTCGACGTCAGCCGCTGCCCAAAGCCGCCCCAGATCGGACAGCGGCTGAGTATTGTTCCCGTTGCGGTGAGTCATTGCGTCAATCAGTATGATACGTTTTATCTCCTCACGACGCACGGCGAGTTTGAAACGGAACCTGTCGATGCCCGGGGGTGCTATGTTTAA
- a CDS encoding TonB-dependent receptor plug domain-containing protein, producing MKICNMHCKRIGLLLTMLLLLLLPSGVWAEEETESVTKLQEIVVTGTRTSHAIKDVPVETTLITREDIEKSNAQTVTDIVKTIPGLSATGTDDIFGSGSSRARLRGLSFNNGYGLILIDGQRIHGSSQSGAHGEYAVGLNQIPVSMIERIEVVKGPSSVLYGSDAMAGVINIITRKVPEKATTGAGVKYGWYKVSKSLNYYTDAEVTPSDYGKHRIARNAYAYAGNKINDSMGFLFNYDHEDSEGTSTSPYDYNRDSAMGKFDVVFSDTVSAWVKGEISEFERTTTSVTAEDSYRIAAGLDFDISENHMLMFKGYHYLDEFSTSSRDGEIGFDQIEFQYTWNTGVGHVLTLGSEFQRQGIDYYMNNTATVNDVTVETTTTVKEDVDTFSVYLQDEWTLFDKLVLVPGLRWDDHSTFGDSFNPKLNVMYRVLENTSLRASVGKSFKSPTIRQLYYDVPFWHSPFWIASNPDLEPEESIGYSAGIEQWLFDNKGMVNISYFRNEITDMVVTDTTGQTYEDAPLYIYENVEEATVQGVEVTAQFYPNDSFSLTAGYTFTDSEDESTGNDLTYTPDHAFSISPAYEYMPWGLGVSGTLAYASDQYTDTDNTRTQDAHVIVDGKIFKRLSKMAKITFEMDNIFDSDHGDDRYTRTGRTFTVGMDMEF from the coding sequence ATGAAAATTTGCAACATGCACTGCAAACGAATTGGATTGCTTCTGACGATGTTATTATTATTGTTGCTACCCAGCGGGGTCTGGGCCGAAGAAGAAACCGAATCGGTCACCAAGCTCCAAGAGATCGTGGTGACCGGCACGCGTACCTCCCATGCAATCAAGGATGTGCCGGTGGAGACCACCCTGATTACCCGTGAGGACATCGAGAAGAGCAACGCTCAGACCGTAACCGACATTGTCAAAACCATTCCCGGCCTGTCTGCAACGGGTACCGACGACATTTTTGGTTCCGGCTCTTCCCGAGCCAGGCTGCGGGGCTTGAGCTTTAACAACGGTTATGGCCTGATCCTCATCGACGGCCAGCGGATTCATGGCAGCAGTCAAAGCGGCGCACATGGAGAGTATGCCGTGGGGCTAAACCAGATTCCCGTTTCCATGATCGAAAGGATCGAAGTGGTAAAGGGACCTTCCTCAGTCCTGTACGGCAGTGACGCCATGGCCGGCGTGATCAACATCATCACCCGCAAGGTGCCTGAAAAAGCCACGACGGGTGCCGGCGTGAAATACGGCTGGTACAAGGTTTCTAAGAGTCTCAACTATTATACCGACGCGGAGGTCACCCCCTCGGATTACGGCAAACACCGTATCGCTAGAAACGCCTATGCCTACGCCGGCAACAAAATCAACGACAGCATGGGTTTTTTGTTCAACTATGACCATGAAGATTCCGAAGGCACCAGCACGAGCCCCTATGACTATAACCGGGACTCTGCCATGGGCAAGTTCGACGTTGTTTTCAGTGATACGGTAAGTGCCTGGGTAAAGGGCGAAATCAGCGAATTTGAAAGAACGACTACCAGTGTCACCGCGGAAGACAGCTATCGTATCGCCGCCGGCCTGGACTTCGATATTTCGGAAAATCACATGCTCATGTTCAAGGGCTACCACTACCTCGATGAGTTCTCCACTTCTAGCCGGGACGGCGAAATCGGTTTTGACCAGATCGAATTCCAGTATACCTGGAATACGGGGGTCGGCCATGTACTCACCCTCGGAAGTGAATTCCAGCGCCAGGGCATTGACTACTATATGAACAACACCGCGACCGTCAACGATGTGACCGTGGAAACCACGACCACAGTGAAGGAGGACGTGGATACCTTCAGTGTATACCTGCAGGATGAATGGACCCTGTTCGACAAGCTGGTACTGGTTCCCGGCCTTCGTTGGGACGATCACTCCACCTTCGGCGATTCTTTCAACCCCAAATTGAACGTGATGTACCGGGTGCTGGAAAACACCTCCCTTCGCGCCTCGGTGGGCAAGTCCTTTAAATCCCCAACCATCCGACAGTTGTATTACGACGTACCCTTTTGGCACTCCCCGTTTTGGATTGCGTCAAATCCGGACCTGGAGCCGGAAGAGTCCATCGGCTACTCGGCGGGCATCGAGCAGTGGCTGTTCGACAACAAGGGGATGGTCAACATCTCCTACTTCCGCAATGAAATAACCGACATGGTGGTTACGGACACGACCGGACAGACATACGAAGACGCGCCTCTGTACATCTACGAGAACGTGGAGGAGGCCACGGTTCAGGGGGTGGAAGTCACGGCCCAATTCTACCCCAACGACAGTTTTTCCCTCACAGCCGGATACACCTTTACCGACTCGGAAGACGAGTCCACGGGCAACGACCTGACCTATACCCCCGACCATGCGTTCAGCATATCCCCCGCCTATGAATACATGCCTTGGGGCCTGGGCGTCAGCGGAACGCTGGCATACGCGTCCGACCAGTACACAGATACCGACAACACACGCACCCAGGACGCCCACGTGATTGTGGACGGCAAAATATTCAAACGGTTAAGCAAAATGGCCAAAATCACATTTGAAATGGACAACATCTTCGACTCCGACCATGGAGATGATCGGTATACCCGCACCGGCAGGACTTTCACGGTCGGCATGGACATGGAATTCTAA